TTTTTGAAGATTTTCGCCCCAACAATTTGTTTCAGAAGTTGGCAAATGAATTAAAATTCCTGGAGTCGTTTCGTTGCCGATTTGCACCATATCAGGCATTGTATTTTGAGCTTTTAAAGCGCTCAATAAATCATAAGTGTAATGATAAATAGAATCTTTTAATTCCTCTGAATTTTTCACATGACGCCAACGAGTCGGAATAATTTGTTTTGCAGGATCCGCCCAATTATCGCTATAATGAAGGTCGAGTAAAAAAGCCATTTTAGCTTCTTTAATTTTTTTTGCAAATTTTAAAATATGATTTTTATCGCCGTAAGATTCTGCACTATGGTCGCAGCCTTCGTAAGCATAGCCATATTTTTCACTGGGTGATACAAAAGTTCGAATTCGAATCGCATTAAATCCATAGCTTTTCAACAAAGTAAAAATATCGGTTTCTCTTTTTTGTGTATCATAAAATTTGGCATTAAATCGTTCGTATTCTTGAACTGTCGAAATATCGGCTCCATGATAAAAACTAAAATCAAGTGGAGGTTCTCCTTTTGAAGATTTTGGAATTTCATGCTTTGAAGAAGAGGAATATTTTAAAAGTTCACTGGATGAAGACGAAATTTGTTTTACGCTAGACGAACTTTGCAAAATGATATTGCTAGAAGAAAAAGTCAAATCACTGGAAGAAATATTTTCATATTCCGACGAACTTGAATAATTTATACTGGATGAAATTTTAGATAATGAATCTTGAATTTCTGTAGAATTCATTTCACTCGATGAGCTCATTTCATACAAACTAGAAGATAATTTTAGTTCATTGGAAGGAGTCGGATTTGTACTTGAATCACTATCGCATGCGATTAAATAAATTCCCATGCAAATGCAAAAAAACAAGCAAAATAATTCTGAAATTTTTTTTGAATTCATAGGCTAAATTTATACAAACTTTCTATTAAAAGCAAAAAAAGAGAACTCGCCCAAGCAAGTCCTTTTTTGAAAGGCAGATTTTACGATGCGTGCGCAGGAAATGGAATAAGCTTGACGAAAAATGCTGGATTATAGAAGTTGTGAAAAGGTGCTCTTTTTGATTTTTCTTAGAACGTGCCGCTTGAGCGGTGTTTTAGCGTTGTCCCTAGACAATGCTTATTTTAAAAATGATTTCAAAGAAGAATCCATGGAAATAAATTTAGAGCAATCCTAAAAGGAGTGCTTGTGATGAAGGGATTGTTTTTTGCTTCGATTTTTGCGCTATCGCTTGTGGGTTTCGCAAGTGCGGCGCGTCAAATGGAGCGCCTCGACAGAGGCCTTGTTGCTGTCAAAGTAAATAGTGGAGTGTTTTTAAGTTGGCGCTTGTTTGGAACGGATGCCGCATCGACTTCGTTTAATTTATACCGCGACGGAAAATTGGTGAATAATTCGCCGATTACGGGTGCGACAAATTTTACCGATAATCAAGGCAGCGCAAATTCCAAATACGAAGTTCGCGCAATCATCAATGGAAAAGAACGCAGCGCCGATAAAAGCGTAAGCGTCTGAGGCTCTCAAAAACTCACCATCAATTTAGATAGACCTGCAGGCGGTTCCAATAAAAGTGGAAATTACACTTACTCGCCAAATGATATTGCAGTGGGCGATTTAGATGGCGACGGAGAATATGAACTCGTTTTAAAATGGGATCCGTCAAATTCAAAAGATAATTCGCAAAAAGGTTACACCGGAAATGTTTTTGTTGATGCATACAAATTAAGCGGTAAAAAATTATGGCGAATTGATTTAGGCGTAAACATTCGCGCGGGCGCTCATTACACACAAATTTTAGTCGGCGATTATGATTTAGATGGATTTGCTGAAGTGGCGATGAAAACGGCGCCGGGCACAAAAGATGGGAGCGGAAATTATTTGTCAACGGGTCCTGCAAAAAATACAGACCACACAAAAGATTTTCGAAATTCAAACGGTTATATTTTATCGGGCGATGAATTCTTAACCATTTTTAATGGTCAAACCGGAAAAGAAATTGCAACGGTTAATTATAATCCAGGACGCGGTACCGTAAAAAGTTGGGGCGATTCTTACGGAAATCGCGTCGATCGTTTTTTAGCAACAAACGCTTATTTAGACGGCAAAAAACCGAGTATGATTTTTCAGCGCGGATATTACACGCGGATGGCAATTACCGCTTACGATTTCGACGGAAAAAATTTAACGCAACGTTGGTATTATAACGCAGCCACTTCGGGCAAAGAATGTTACGGACAAGGTAACCACAATATTTCTGCAGGCGATGTCGATAACGATGGATTTGACGAAATTATCGAAGGCGCTTGCGCAGTGGATCACGATGGAAAATTTATGTATCGCACAGGTTTAGGGCACGGCGATGCGATGCACTTAGGCGATTTAGATCCGGATGTGCCCGGGCTTGAAGTTTGGGAAGTTCACGAAGAAAAACCTTACGGCTACGAAATTCACAGTGCAGCAACCGGGAAAATTTTATGGCGCGAAACAAGCAGCGGCGATAACGGCAGAGGTGTTGCCGCCGATGTGGATTCCACTTCGCGCGGATACGAAATGTGGTCGGGCGCAAACTGGAACACTTATAGCCCGAAAGGAGTGCAACTTGCGACAAGTCGCCCCGCATATAATTTCCGCATTTATTGGGACGGCGATTTACTCGATGAACTTTTAGATAACGTAACGATTAGCAAATGGAATAGTTCAAAGAAAAAATCAGAAAACATCTTTAATTTAGAAGGTGCTTCTTGCAATTCTACCAAAGCAACGCCGAATTTAAGCGGAGATATTTTAGGCGATTGGCGCGAAGAAGTCATCACGCACGATGATTCGCATTTGTTCTTGTATACGACCGTCATTCCAACGGAACATCGCATGTATACTTTAATGCACGACCCGATTTATCGACTTGGAATGTCTTGGCAAAATACCGCTTACAATCAGCCGCCGCATTTAGGATTCTGGCTTGGCTCGGGAAAATTTCCAACGCCTGATATTGAAATTTCTGGCGAAGTCCGTGAACCATCTTTAGTGAAAAATGGCGCAGGTTCTTCGCGTCAGACAATTCAACTCGGCGAATCGATTGTGGACTTTGCATACGCATTTGCCAATTGTTCAAGCGTCAAAGCCGAAGGATTCCCCGAAGGCATTACCACCAAAATTGAAAATGGATTGATTAAAATTTCGGGAACTCCGAAAAAAGCGGGCACATTTGCGTTCACCGTGACAACGGTTGGCGGCGAAGGCGATGCGGCAACAAAATCGGGCGCGATTACCGTTGTAGATAATTCGAAAAAAGACACTGTCGTAACGCCTCAAGATACAACAAAAAAAGATACGACAATTATCCCGCCGCAAGATACAGCAAAAGTGGATACCGTAAAAAATGATTCCACCCAAAAAGACAACACCGGAATTTTAAACGCAAAACAATTTGAAAATATTTCGCTTCAAGTTTCAAATCTCGGCATCTCGTATCAAATTTCAGGAAATGCAATCCTCGCGGTTTTTGATTTGCACGGCAACGCTGTCTTGAAAAAGAATATTTCGGGCGCGGGAATTGTTTTTGAAGAATGGCAAAAATTGCCTGCGGGCAGATATGTTGCGACTTTGAAACTGAATGGAAAAATGATTTCGCACATTGCGTTAAAGCGTTAAACCAATCCAACAACCACACCAAAAAAAACTCCTTCGGAATTTTCCGGAGGAGTTTTTGCTTAAAAATTTTCGTTGATTTTTTCTTGAACCGTTTCGTTAATTTTCTCGTTGATTTTTTCGTTTACTTTTTCTTGAACGGATTCGGTAACCGATTTTTTGACGTCTTGAATTTTTTCGGAAGCGCCGGTTTTATTCAAAGCGTAAACGTAAATGGTGTAAGCTTTGGATTGATTGCGCTCTGTTTGTAATTTTCCGCTGAGCGGTAACAAATGCAAAGTCGAAAGTAAAATAAGACAAGGAATGAGTCCTTTAATCAGTCCGAAAAATCCGCCGCCGAGAGAATTTAAAAGCGAGAAATGACGCTTGATAAATTTGTTGATGAAGTGCCCGAAAATGCGAAGAGAAATAAATGGCAAAAGAAATCCGAGAACGCGTGTGAGAATGACGACAGTCGTTTCGGAAAAATTAAAATTGTTTATAAGGAATGGCGTCAAAATTTCGGGCGCGTAAAATGCTCCTAATCCACCGCCGATCCAAGCGATTAAATGAATAATGGTTTTGGCTAAACCAAAAAATGCGCCGAGTCCGATGAGAATCAGAAGAAGCGATCCGCAGAAAATATCAATCCAGTTGAGATCCATATTAGCGACAAATTAACGCGGTGATAAAGGACGCGAGAAGTGCGCCGGCGGCAGCGCCGATGCCGATACCGATTTTAAAAATCTGCATCCGAGAATTTTTTGGCAAACTCGGAAGCGGTTCATTGCGCATCGTGGCCGTTAACCATTTGCGCATCGGAATATCTAATTGACGCGGATAACCGTCCATAATTTTTGCGAGTGAATCCGCAGCTTCTTTCGTCGAACGAAAACGATCTTGCGGCTTTTTCTCCAAGCATTTTAAAATCCAAAGACGCAATTTATACGGCACTTCGGGCGGGAAATTTTTCAGCTTTAAGTTTAAATTCAAAATATATTGCGAGGTGAGTTCCATCGATTCGCCGCGGAACGGATTTGTTCCCATCACCA
The nucleotide sequence above comes from Hallerella porci. Encoded proteins:
- a CDS encoding glycosyl hydrolase 53 family protein, with translation MNSKKISELFCLFFCICMGIYLIACDSDSSTNPTPSNELKLSSSLYEMSSSSEMNSTEIQDSLSKISSSINYSSSSEYENISSSDLTFSSSNIILQSSSSVKQISSSSSELLKYSSSSKHEIPKSSKGEPPLDFSFYHGADISTVQEYERFNAKFYDTQKRETDIFTLLKSYGFNAIRIRTFVSPSEKYGYAYEGCDHSAESYGDKNHILKFAKKIKEAKMAFLLDLHYSDNWADPAKQIIPTRWRHVKNSEELKDSIYHYTYDLLSALKAQNTMPDMVQIGNETTPGILIHLPTSETNCWGENLQKAPDIISGDMSTNMGKSNAAKYFKAGIKAVKDVSQKTKTVLHIESIKNKNTVNWWMKEIFEIQKVNADVMGFSAYTAYGDGTPNQWMDLFKSLTQKYPNLEFIVAEYNGGDSKGHYNFDGTRNLTHELVKSIKGFIGAFFWEPTLSGEWGAPLFDWEGPNLYANPKAFEEYKLK
- a CDS encoding CvpA family protein, with protein sequence MDLNWIDIFCGSLLLILIGLGAFFGLAKTIIHLIAWIGGGLGAFYAPEILTPFLINNFNFSETTVVILTRVLGFLLPFISLRIFGHFINKFIKRHFSLLNSLGGGFFGLIKGLIPCLILLSTLHLLPLSGKLQTERNQSKAYTIYVYALNKTGASEKIQDVKKSVTESVQEKVNEKINEKINETVQEKINENF